CGCGCCAAGGCCCGGACGGGAAAACTGGCCCCATTCCACCCCGCCACGAGAACGCACCATGCGCACCCCCTCCCTCCTCCTGCCCGCCAGCCTCGCCGCCGCCCTCGCCCTGGCCGCCAGCCCCGCCATGGCCCAGTCCAAGGGCGACTGGACCCTGGCCGCCGGCGTGCACCAGGTGGCCCCCAAGTCCAACAACGGCACCCTGGCCGGCGGCCTCAAGGTCGACGTCGACAACGACATCAAGCCCACCATCACCGGCGAGTACTTCATCGCCGACAACCTGGGCATCGAGCTTCTGGCCGCCCTGCCGTTCAAGCACGACATCAACATCGACGGCCTGGGCCGCGTTGGCAGCACCAAGCACCTGCCGCCGGTGGTGTCCCTGCAGTACCACTTCAACGGCAAGGGCAAGGTGTCCCCGTTCCTCGGCGCCGGCCTGAACTACACCA
This is a stretch of genomic DNA from Stenotrophomonas rhizophila. It encodes these proteins:
- a CDS encoding OmpW/AlkL family protein, which encodes MRTPSLLLPASLAAALALAASPAMAQSKGDWTLAAGVHQVAPKSNNGTLAGGLKVDVDNDIKPTITGEYFIADNLGIELLAALPFKHDINIDGLGRVGSTKHLPPVVSLQYHFNGKGKVSPFLGAGLNYTTFFSEETGGALAGSSLKLEDSWGLAAHAGVDFAIADKGALRVDVRWIDIDSDVKLDGTKLGTVKIDPLAYGVSYVFKF